Within Citrus sinensis cultivar Valencia sweet orange chromosome 1, DVS_A1.0, whole genome shotgun sequence, the genomic segment GACTCGAAGTTAGTTGTATTTTGTGTGTTATTCGTTGGTTAAAACTATAGTTGTATTTTGTGTGTTATTCGTTGGTTAAaactattattgtttttgtgtttcgttggttaaaactgttattgttttttgtatttcgttggttaaaactgttattattttttgtgtattgtacacttatatttcataaaactgttattttattaaatagttCAAAATGTGaggcattaaaattatataaacttaagtgcgcaaattaaaaaaaaattcaaatttcaacattaaaattaCTACATAGGTCTACAATATAATatcatcattaaatatatcaaccgcaatcttctttctaaaGTACTCGACATGACTAGGGTTAAACTCCAATCTAAGCCcgaacattaaatacatcgTAACCATCAATACGAAAACACCGCAATTGCCAGTTCCGGGCTCTTGTTGCAGCGCGCTCTTAACTGCGATAACTTTCCACGGGTCTTCACTCCGCAACTCAGGTCGGATATTGTAGAAGCCAACATATTCCAACCATCGAGggaatataacttcaagtggctTGAATTTCAACTTGTACCTTTTGTCGTCGCGAAATGTGAGTAATGAGTCATAAATCCAGACTTTATTTTTCCGAAAGTCAACTTATGCTAGTATCCAATGCGCGCCGTCCAAGTTAACAGGGATGAGTAACTgcatataaaaattgaaaaacatgtTCGTTATATATGCAATTGAaatacaacaaagaaaaagcaacaactcaaatattttcattatagaGCATgtgaaatgtaataaaatacataccatATCGACATCCGTCATTGATTTTGACATTGTGTACTGTCGCCCACAAAGATAACTATTCAAGCGGTCGTCGAATACCATTGAATCGACTGCACAATTCCCGTTATTCCATAACTGATTCAAGAACACCTAGTACATAGATAACCAAGAaatgcataaattaataaaacttaaaggcaataattaaaaaaaattaaatagtatttataagttttgtcGGCACGTTACCTAAAAAAATGTGTCAGTATGTGTGACACGTTGGAGTAAGGCATTTGGATACTGTCGTTGTTTCTTGCTAATCAAGCGGAGATACTCGTGAATATGCTGTAGAGAAACAGAAATATTacgatttaaaaaaaaatgtatacaCAAATCCACAACAGTATACACCAcgaggaaaatataaatacctcATCGCCTAGCCATCCCATcgaagttgtccccaaaattatttgaaagaatgacCGCGGGTGCTGGACTCTCCGACGGACTCTGCTATCACCAGTGAACCATCGATCAAACTCAGCAAACAGACTAGAGTCCTCCAATCCTCTCAGTGGATTTACATCCACACTCGTACTCATGTCAATCACATGCTCCATGATTTAGGGTCGAGGTAAAGGCCGGACGTTCTGTCCTCGCCTGACCGAAGGAATCATGTAAGGACTGTTATAAACATACGACGGTATGTACGCGCGGCCGAACTTACTAACGCCCGGAGGCACCTCTGTGAACACCTGAACGCTCTCCCCACTAACATCCCCATAAAAACTATACAATGACGTGGGCGTAGACAAATTTTCATTGCCCACGTCAGTATACACTCCATAGTCATCCGGGGCCTGTACATTCGCCAAAAAGAACATATTAAATAACTATCAAATTATAAGTTAAacgaacataattattaaatttaaattagcttACCGCATACGAGCATGCAGTGGGAGAATCCTTATTTGGACGTTTAGAAAATGTGTCGATGAAGCCAACAAcggtttctttaaaatattttaattctgACTTTATTTCATACAGGTTACAATCAATCTTATCCAGCCGTCGTCGTACGTAATCATTAAACTGCTTGGTCCTCGactattacaaaagaaaaaaataaaactttagaataacaataaaaaaataataatttataaaggaaaaatatcgtatattatttataacctcAGAATCCCGTGCGTCATCAGAGTTGTCTGTTTGCTGCTGGTGGTCATCAACAGCTACCTCATCCTCAAAAGTGTCATGACCCACCTCATCCTCAAAAGTGTCATGACGTTGCTCTGGTATTGGGTTTGGTATGTCGTCATGATCGTCATGCTCGTCTGATTGCCTTGTAACCGACGGCATCGCGTTGATTGAGGGTTGGTACTGTATAaagtatcatttaaaattagtaaatgaaaagttaaaaatttcgattaacaaatttttagtACTTAGAGTATACCGACCTTATGAACCCAGTCTGGAATGCTTGGCAAGTAATCCTTCACAGAGAGCCAATATTTTCTGCTACTCTCCTTTGAATTTGGCTCAAGAGTTTGTAAAACGTCCCCCTGccataaattcaattgaaaattttaagtaagtatacataacttaaatttagtaaagttaaaaaaataagtaatacatATTACTTACAAGACGAGATTCGTCGTTGAAGAATAAATAAACCTCCGCAAAGTTGATTCTCGAAGACGCCATAGGCTTCCATTGCAGAATGCGGGGAATCGTATTCTTCGTTTTGACGACCCATGTTGATGGCAACCCTCCGATTGCTTCGTAAATCCAAGCCTACAACaaccaaagtgaaaaatcaaataaaacaactatcaaatatttaatactataaaacttattaataaacaaaaaaaaagcacctGAACCTCAGACGTAAAGCCGtaaagattgtatttttcaatattatgatATGGATTTTTCAACCGAGtcttcttaaatttctcgTCTTTCTCGAACAGTGCATTATCAAGACTCTCGTAAATCATTTCCCACGACAATAAACCCCATGGACGCTTTCGGAAGTACTGTATATCATCAACTTGGTCAAGCCAatcgaaattaatttgacagtgattttttcttgcatttagtaCTCTGTCCGCAAAATAAAACAGCGCAATCTTTAATGCGTCCATATCGTCCATTTCCTCGAATTTCAACTCCTTAAATACTGCATCGAATTGCTTCACATTAATCTTACGATGCACACCACCAAAATGCGTATTCCGTAGCCTCtgctccatttcatcattttttttattggtatCAACACCAAATGAAAGTCCAGTAACCAAGCACCATTCGACAATTGACAAGCGAATCAAATGCTTaccaatttgaaaccataactgATCCTCACGGCTATCTTCTTCATGGGCCACTTGCCGCAGTAAAAGATTGTGCAAAATTACCCCACTAAATGGAAAACTTCGACACTCTAagaaatgcccaaatatatcCTTTTTGAACATAGTCAACTGccgctttgttaatttttcctcgATGGCTTTTACGACCGAAGATAACATACACATGCTCGAAATTCGACCAGGAAAGTGATCAGCATAACGAAAATACATCTTGCCTACTTCAATATCCggtgattctgatttcgccatgtatctgtaatatttataaaattattacattacatttacagaaaaaaaaattgaatcgttaaaaaaaaataaactctaatttttggtgcgacaggcgtGCGGCTGTCGCACCAGATCTGGTGCGACAGCGTGCCGCTCATGGGCGCGCGCGCGCCCTGCCCCCCTCCCTCCCCACCCCCAAAATTAAGCGCAATCACtccaaaatcgaaaacaataCTCCCAAACACCACCAACCACCACAAACATCATCACCACCACTATTATTCTCAagctataactattattattctaaaatctcattttaaattaatgaaaataagaaaaatgactaacctaggttttgttgaaggttATAGATCGTAGATCGGATGCCGGTGAGAGATGGAGTCGCCGCCGACGAGGGTTGATGTCGCCGCCGATGATGGGAGTTGGAtcggtttgggagagatgagtGAAAGGGAGtgttgggggagagatgagggaggggtattttggtctcaaatgttgttttatggctaatgttgatagaaatatttttggggggttaagatgaaaaaaagaaaatttttttggttattactgtaaatttcccaaacTCTAATAACACACAATCTCTCAATAAATCTAGTGTTTCTCTCACATGATGGGTGGTTGAGCCACCATCTTTGAATTCAAAGAAGGTGGGTGGCCAAGTTAGCTACCATCattgaacaagaaaaaatgGGTGGGTGCCCCCCAtgcaaagaagaaaagggaGAAAATGAAGCCAAAGTttggctataaatagaggggtTCTCCCTCTCATTTTTGTATCCAAAAATCCCAGAGAAGCAATCCAAGTTTTGgtgagaaattgaaagagagaaATGTTCTTAAGCATGTAGTTATATTGAAGGAGCATTTGTCTCCTCAATATGGGTATTACAGGTTTGCTTTGTTCAGGAATATTTCTCGTGATTATGTATTTGGGGCTTGGGTgagagaaatttatttatgagagtgtggttgtaataatttttcacatagtgaatatttttttctctggtTGTCTTTTGACAACGGCAATGGTTTTTCTCCGGATTTAgagttttccacgtaaatcttgtgttgtgtgattggtgtattctccatttaattttttctgttaatttaTTGCTTGATAAATTGCTTGGAGTGATCTTAGGAGGAAGCTCAATTTTCTAACATATCTTATCTAGAGTACATATGTTTGGCACATTTTTGATCATCTTGCTGAAAATACCCACTCTCGTGTTTGGCCTCCTTAAGATTCCACAGccttaacataaaaatttcaccACACATCTAGCATAAATGCCAAATTGTACCTTGTGTGAAAATCTTGTGGACTCGTTAACAGTAAAAAAATCCTCTTTCGTGGCACaccaaaaaagataaataagtCTCTCATGCAGAAAAAGGACACACCACTAGTTGATATTATCAGTATCTCTATCTACTAATTTAGAGTTATTTGCCAACCTTTCTTTATTCCGGCAATCTTCTTTAAGATGCTTTGATTGTCTAAACACCTCCATGGAATTTTTGCTAATGGGAACATAGTTCACATCGCCCTTACTTTTTTGTGTAACCAGATTGGACAAATATCCTTGACTTTGATTTGCTTTAAGCCAAATTGATTGTTCCTTTGAAACTTCTTATTTCTATCTTCGCAGGTTTTGAATATCTCATTCTAATATATTTGCTCTATGTTGCAGCCTTAGTtttgataccacttgttaGGAAATTTTAATCCCATATAAGATCTTGCAAGAAAAAATACCAAATGAACAATAgatagaaaaatatgaagaataaAACCAATCATATAACACGAGATTTCGTGGAAAAGCTTATATACAGGAGAAAAATCACTGATGCCAAGGACGACAAGAGAAAAATCTactatatgaaaaattattacaatcacTTGAGTTTTTTCCTTACCCTCCCCCATGAGACATCATCTCTAAATAGACCTATTGTTTCTCTCACATTAGAAAATACAGACAAGTGAACCCAATCTTCCTATATATAGGGATTGTTTCTTATAAGAGAagtattcattttcttatataaattatctttcTTGAATAAGTTAAGTTTCaatggaaaaatt encodes:
- the LOC127902282 gene encoding uncharacterized protein LOC127902282 isoform X1, which gives rise to MAKSESPDIEVGKMYFRYADHFPGRISSMCMLSSVVKAIEEKLTKRQLTMFKKDIFGHFLECRSFPFSGVILHNLLLRQVAHEEDSREDQLWFQIGKHLIRLSIVEWCLVTGLSFGVDTNKKNDEMEQRLRNTHFGGVHRKINVKQFDAVFKELKFEEMDDMDALKIALFYFADRVLNARKNHCQINFDWLDQVDDIQYFRKRPWGLLSWEMIYESLDNALFEKDEKFKKTRLKNPYHNIEKYNLYGFTSEVQVLFFCLLISFIVLNI
- the LOC127902282 gene encoding uncharacterized protein LOC127902282 isoform X2 encodes the protein MAKSESPDIEVGKMYFRYADHFPGRISSMCMLSSVVKAIEEKLTKRQLTMFKKDIFGHFLECRSFPFSGVILHNLLLRQVAHEEDSREDQLWFQIVFKELKFEEMDDMDALKIALFYFADRVLNARKNHCQINFDWLDQVDDIQYFRKRPWGLLSWEMIYESLDNALFEKDEKFKKTRLKNPYHNIEKYNLYGFTSEVQVLFFCLLISFIVLNI